TCAACGTTGCAATTAAATCGGATGGTGAATTTCGAGTGCCAGCAGAAGTTAGAAAAATATTATCCTTAAAATACTCAGCACCAATCAAAGCATTTAAATTATGGTTTCCGAATTTCTTCGTATAATTTAAGGTTGTGGTCAATTGATTTCTTAATGTTCTTTCTAAGCTAACTGAAGCTTCACGATTTGTACGCAGAGGTCCAGAAGTACTCCCAACCCTAAAAGCCTTATTAAAATTCTCATTATGATTGTTTATAGTAAAATGACTGGCATCTACAGATAAGATTAGATTATTAAAAACATTCCAATCCATACCTATCGAAGCAGATAAGCGTTGCTCTAAATTTTTTCTAATAAACTTGTCTTGATAATATAATGGATTACCAAAACCATTATTTTGACCTACGGCAAATATATCTGAAAAAGTACCATCTGGATTGTTGTCGTAATCCCTAGAAGTTGGCGGTTGCCCTTGAAATCTTCTAAAAACAGTGTTATCATCTCCAAGCGGACTTCTGTTCAAGTTAGAATGTGAATATAATACGTTGGAATTTACTTTTATCTTGTCCGAAATTTTATAAGATCCAGAAAATTTACCCGAATATCTTTTAAATCCAGAGCCTAAGATCAACCCATCATTATCTAAAAGGCCTAAACCTAAATAATATGATCCTTTTTCATTACCTCCGTCAAAAGATAAATAATGGTCTTTAGATTCACTGTTCTGGTAAATACGGTCACCCACATTTTTATTGTTGAAAAATAATATTTCCTGACTTGGATCTAAAATATCAGGAATGGAGGCCCATCCGGGTTGATTCAATAAATATTGATTTTGTGGCGTAAGTAACTGTGTCGTAAATGGCGAATTGGTTGTGTTCCCCCCTATTCCAAAAGAGTTATCACCATTTATAAATTGTCGAATAAAGTTAGGATTACCCAGAACTTGCTCAGAATAAGCATGCCCTTGTCTATTGTAATTAAGAAAATCAGTAGCAGTAAGATATTCCTGATCATCTCTTTTTTCATTCATACTATATTTATAGCGATAATTTATAGAAGCCTTACCTACTTTACCTGTCTTAGTTGTTACCAAAATAACACCGTTTGCAGACCTTGCACCATAAATAGCGGTTGCTGCTGCATCTTTCAAAACTTCAATTGATTCAATGTCATCGGAATTTAAAGCATAAAATGACCCAGGTATACCATCAATTAATATTAAGGGAGAACCTGTACCGTCAAAATTAGTACCCCCACGTAATACAATTTGAGGTGTAGACCCTGGCTGACCCGTAGTATTCGTAACGCGTAAACCAGCAATTGTTCCCTGTAATGCTGTGGCAACATTGGATCTGGTCGACGTTTGCAAAATTTCAGTATCTAATTTAGAAACTGATGTAGTCAACGTACTCCTGGTTTGGCTACCATAACCTGTTACAACAACTTCATCAAGCATTGCGGTATTTTCAACAAGCGTCACATCAATGACATCACTGTTTGAAATAGTAATCTCTGTAGGATTAAATCCTAAGTAACTGAATACTAAAATGTTTCCAGTAGCGGCATCAATTGAATAATTGCCATCAAAATCAGTTTGGACACCAGTTGTAGTCCCTTTAATGACAACACTTGCACCAGACAAGGGCACCCCTTGTGAATCGGCAACAAAACCTGAAATGTTTCGTTCTTGCGAAAATGTGTTTTGACTAAAGAAGAATAACAACACGGCCATTAACAACATTGATGTTCCTTGCTTAAGGTTGAGGCGGTGACCATTTGGCCTGCGCTTATCAAGCTTATAAAAAATTTCAGATAATTTCATATCCATTTGGTTTTGAGTTGATAATATTAATTTGAATTCATCGCAAGATAAATAATTTTGCATTATGTATAACATAATGCATTAAAAAATGTGTATATAATTTTCCTGTTTTCAATTATTTACTTGT
The genomic region above belongs to Maribacter hydrothermalis and contains:
- a CDS encoding SusC/RagA family TonB-linked outer membrane protein; this translates as MKLSEIFYKLDKRRPNGHRLNLKQGTSMLLMAVLLFFFSQNTFSQERNISGFVADSQGVPLSGASVVIKGTTTGVQTDFDGNYSIDAATGNILVFSYLGFNPTEITISNSDVIDVTLVENTAMLDEVVVTGYGSQTRSTLTTSVSKLDTEILQTSTRSNVATALQGTIAGLRVTNTTGQPGSTPQIVLRGGTNFDGTGSPLILIDGIPGSFYALNSDDIESIEVLKDAAATAIYGARSANGVILVTTKTGKVGKASINYRYKYSMNEKRDDQEYLTATDFLNYNRQGHAYSEQVLGNPNFIRQFINGDNSFGIGGNTTNSPFTTQLLTPQNQYLLNQPGWASIPDILDPSQEILFFNNKNVGDRIYQNSESKDHYLSFDGGNEKGSYYLGLGLLDNDGLILGSGFKRYSGKFSGSYKISDKIKVNSNVLYSHSNLNRSPLGDDNTVFRRFQGQPPTSRDYDNNPDGTFSDIFAVGQNNGFGNPLYYQDKFIRKNLEQRLSASIGMDWNVFNNLILSVDASHFTINNHNENFNKAFRVGSTSGPLRTNREASVSLERTLRNQLTTTLNYTKKFGNHNLNALIGAEYFKDNIFLTSAGTRNSPSDLIATLNAAPEADGIPFSFESEQVIASTFGRLLYDYDDRYLLSFTFRNDGASRLGNEKFGFFPGVSFGWNVHNESFFKNSDIANTITRIKPRLSYGVNGNVNSITPPGLQDYTGNYAVFGSYSDQGIYNGQTGYANTSLATLNLAWERSTTFNAGLDISFFDNRLTFITDVYSRDVKDKIADLTLPFYTGFSSIRTNNGTIRNKGFELQVNGDIIRNEDLTWNVGATFTSNKNYVIALPENDNDLNRQGGELIWNPSTNQEEWVGGFQEGQRSGNDLVVAFEQDGVYATQAEADADNSITDEFMPAASTNQRWAGDSKWVDQNKDGVINGLDRKVIGRTTPNIIGGLTTSVNYKNFNLFVKTDFAAGHLVWNHIRAKGYGQTQGNLNQPIEVLNSWTPSNTDTQWPRMVFVNAAKNVWRGSESVESLQNFGNDQFWEKGDYLALREVTLSYNFPTEYFNDAIQGLSLFLTGSNLNYFKSMSGDTPEIGGVQYGAFPVPKTITIGLNVTF